A window of the Oncorhynchus keta strain PuntledgeMale-10-30-2019 chromosome 21, Oket_V2, whole genome shotgun sequence genome harbors these coding sequences:
- the rpn2 gene encoding dolichyl-diphosphooligosaccharide--protein glycosyltransferase subunit 2 isoform X2, with translation MAQPRLFCLVLLTVALGAQALTPSHHLSLSDVARLQALLSQPFTDLASAYYSIVGLSKLGGSVADENDACHFLKAQLDPMSVDSLFFAAEASQAISDCEIPVSNETRDILLAAVSEDSTVTQIFRAVSALSSLGLPLASQEVVGALVARIAKEDNVLAITTALQTATRLSQQADFGGILEEIEDLAARLDDLGGVYLQFEEGLEATALFVTAAYTLSDHVDTEPPLKEDQVIQLVNSVFSKKSWQSLSEAFSVACAAAALSNNRFQVPVIVSAQGPATVSHNKPILQLLVTDVLSNPLASASVVVESAQAVLSKNVILTQAPFSLRDGIFELNFMTSQPASGYYQFSVAITGDTRLVASQVELKVKVSTEVAITNMDLSVVDKDQSIGTKTSRVDYPFKAKGSFTADSHQNFAMTFQLVDVNTGVELTPHQTFVRLHNHKTGQEVVFVAEPDSKNLYKFELDIAERKSEFDSMSGTYALHLIVGDATLENPILWNVADVVLKFLDEEAPAVIQSKTLYMPKQDIQHLFREPEKKPPTVVSNAFTALVLSPFLLLLILWFKLGANISNFSLSPSAVLFHVGHACMLGLMYVYWTHLNMFQTLKYLAIIGSLTFLAGNRMLAQKAVKRIASK, from the exons GTTTGTTCTGCTTGGTCCTCCTCACCGTGGCTCTCGGAGCCCAGGCTCTGACCCCATCCCATCACCTTTCCCTGTCAGACGTTGCGAGACTTCAAGCTCTCCTGAGCCAACCCTTCACAGACCTGGCATCAGCATACTACTCGATTGTTGGTCTAAGCAAGCTTGGAGGCTCAGTTGCTGATGAAAAT GATGCCTGTCATTTCCTGAAGGCCCAACTGGACCCCATGAGTGTCGACTCCCTCTTCTTTGCTGCTGAGGCCAGTCAGGCCATCTCAGACTGTGAG ATCCCGGTGTCCAATGAGACCCGTGACATCCTTCTGGCAGCAGTCAGCGAGGACTCCACAGTCACGCAGATCTTCAGAGCTGTTAGCGCCCTCAGTTCCCTAGGGCTTCCTCTGGCTTCACAGGAAGTCGTCGGTGCCCTGGTCGCCCGTATTGCTAAAGAGGACAACGTCTTGGC GATCACCACAGCACTCCAGACTGCCACCCGTCTCTCCCAGCAGGCTGACTTTGGAGGAATCCTGGAGGAGATTGAG GATCTTGCAGCACGATTGGATGACTTGGGTGGAGTGTACCTCCAGTTCGAAGAGGGACTTGAGGCAACTGCCCTGTTTGTGACAGCAGCCTACACACTCTCAGACCATGTGGATACAGAGCCTCCTCTCAAAGAG GACCAGGTGATCCAGCTGGTGAACTCTGTGTTCAGTAAGAAGTCCTGGCAATCCCTGTCTGAGGCATTCAGCGTAGCCTGTGCTGCTGCCGCCCTATCCAACAACCGCTTCCAGGTGCCAGTCATCGTCAGCGCCCAGGGGCCTGCCACCGTCTCCCACAACAAGCCAATCCTGCAG CTTCTGGTGACTGATGTCCTCTCCAATCCTCTTGCCTCAGCCAGTGTGGTGGTGGAATCTGCTCAAGCTGTGCTCTCTAAGAACGTCATACTCACCCAGGCACCTTTCTCCCTCAGGGA TGGCATTTTTGAACTGAACTTCAtgactagccagccagccagtggaTATTACCAGTTCTCTGTGGCTATCACCGGGGACACCCGATTGGTTGCCAGTCAGGTTGAG CTAAAAGTGAAGGTGTCCACTGAGGTGGCCATCACTAATATGGACCTGTCCGTAGTGGATAAGGACCAGAGCATCGGCACCAAGACATCCAG GGTGGACTATCCCTTCAAGGCCAAGGGTTCTTTTACTGCAGACAGCCACCAGAACTTTGCCATGACATTCCAGTTAGTGGATGTCAACACTGGAGTAGAGCTCACTCCCCATCAG ACCTTTGTGAGGTTGCACAATCATAAAACTGGCCAGGAGGTTGTGTTTGTGGCCGAGCCTGACAGTAAGAACCTTTACAAGTTTGAGCTGGACATAGCCGAGCGGAAGTCTGAGTTTGACTCAATGTCTGGAACATATGCCCTCCACCTCATTGTGGGAGATGCCACCTTGGAGAACCCCATTCTGTGGAACGTGGCTGACGTTGTCTTGAAGTTCCTTGATGAGGAGGCCCCAGCAGTCATCCAATCTAAGACCCTTTACATGCCTAAGCAAGATATCCAG CACCTGTTCCGGGAGCCAGAGAAGAAGCCACCCACAGTGGTGTCCAACGCCTTCACAGCCCTCGTCCTCTCACCCTTCCTGCTGCTGCTTATTCTG tgGTTCAAACTCGGGGCCAACATCTCAAACTTCAGCCTCTCCCCAAGCGCTGTCCTCTTCCATGTGGGCCACGCAT GCATGCTGGGACTGATGTATGTCTACTGGACTCACCTCAACATGTTCCAGACCCTCAAGTACCTGGCCATCATCGGCAGTCTCACCTTCCTGGCTGGAAACCGCATGTTGGCCCAGAAAGCAGTCAAGAG AATTGCAAGTAAATGA
- the rpn2 gene encoding dolichyl-diphosphooligosaccharide--protein glycosyltransferase subunit 2 isoform X1 translates to MAQPRLFCLVLLTVALGAQALTPSHHLSLSDVARLQALLSQPFTDLASAYYSIVGLSKLGGSVADENDACHFLKAQLDPMSVDSLFFAAEASQAISDCEIPVSNETRDILLAAVSEDSTVTQIFRAVSALSSLGLPLASQEVVGALVARIAKEDNVLAITTALQTATRLSQQADFGGILEEIEDLAARLDDLGGVYLQFEEGLEATALFVTAAYTLSDHVDTEPPLKEDQVIQLVNSVFSKKSWQSLSEAFSVACAAAALSNNRFQVPVIVSAQGPATVSHNKPILQLLVTDVLSNPLASASVVVESAQAVLSKNVILTQAPFSLRDGIFELNFMTSQPASGYYQFSVAITGDTRLVASQVELKVKVSTEVAITNMDLSVVDKDQSIGTKTSRVDYPFKAKGSFTADSHQNFAMTFQLVDVNTGVELTPHQTFVRLHNHKTGQEVVFVAEPDSKNLYKFELDIAERKSEFDSMSGTYALHLIVGDATLENPILWNVADVVLKFLDEEAPAVIQSKTLYMPKQDIQHLFREPEKKPPTVVSNAFTALVLSPFLLLLILWFKLGANISNFSLSPSAVLFHVGHACMLGLMYVYWTHLNMFQTLKYLAIIGSLTFLAGNRMLAQKAVKRIAAEQSSRLAKYRSLR, encoded by the exons GTTTGTTCTGCTTGGTCCTCCTCACCGTGGCTCTCGGAGCCCAGGCTCTGACCCCATCCCATCACCTTTCCCTGTCAGACGTTGCGAGACTTCAAGCTCTCCTGAGCCAACCCTTCACAGACCTGGCATCAGCATACTACTCGATTGTTGGTCTAAGCAAGCTTGGAGGCTCAGTTGCTGATGAAAAT GATGCCTGTCATTTCCTGAAGGCCCAACTGGACCCCATGAGTGTCGACTCCCTCTTCTTTGCTGCTGAGGCCAGTCAGGCCATCTCAGACTGTGAG ATCCCGGTGTCCAATGAGACCCGTGACATCCTTCTGGCAGCAGTCAGCGAGGACTCCACAGTCACGCAGATCTTCAGAGCTGTTAGCGCCCTCAGTTCCCTAGGGCTTCCTCTGGCTTCACAGGAAGTCGTCGGTGCCCTGGTCGCCCGTATTGCTAAAGAGGACAACGTCTTGGC GATCACCACAGCACTCCAGACTGCCACCCGTCTCTCCCAGCAGGCTGACTTTGGAGGAATCCTGGAGGAGATTGAG GATCTTGCAGCACGATTGGATGACTTGGGTGGAGTGTACCTCCAGTTCGAAGAGGGACTTGAGGCAACTGCCCTGTTTGTGACAGCAGCCTACACACTCTCAGACCATGTGGATACAGAGCCTCCTCTCAAAGAG GACCAGGTGATCCAGCTGGTGAACTCTGTGTTCAGTAAGAAGTCCTGGCAATCCCTGTCTGAGGCATTCAGCGTAGCCTGTGCTGCTGCCGCCCTATCCAACAACCGCTTCCAGGTGCCAGTCATCGTCAGCGCCCAGGGGCCTGCCACCGTCTCCCACAACAAGCCAATCCTGCAG CTTCTGGTGACTGATGTCCTCTCCAATCCTCTTGCCTCAGCCAGTGTGGTGGTGGAATCTGCTCAAGCTGTGCTCTCTAAGAACGTCATACTCACCCAGGCACCTTTCTCCCTCAGGGA TGGCATTTTTGAACTGAACTTCAtgactagccagccagccagtggaTATTACCAGTTCTCTGTGGCTATCACCGGGGACACCCGATTGGTTGCCAGTCAGGTTGAG CTAAAAGTGAAGGTGTCCACTGAGGTGGCCATCACTAATATGGACCTGTCCGTAGTGGATAAGGACCAGAGCATCGGCACCAAGACATCCAG GGTGGACTATCCCTTCAAGGCCAAGGGTTCTTTTACTGCAGACAGCCACCAGAACTTTGCCATGACATTCCAGTTAGTGGATGTCAACACTGGAGTAGAGCTCACTCCCCATCAG ACCTTTGTGAGGTTGCACAATCATAAAACTGGCCAGGAGGTTGTGTTTGTGGCCGAGCCTGACAGTAAGAACCTTTACAAGTTTGAGCTGGACATAGCCGAGCGGAAGTCTGAGTTTGACTCAATGTCTGGAACATATGCCCTCCACCTCATTGTGGGAGATGCCACCTTGGAGAACCCCATTCTGTGGAACGTGGCTGACGTTGTCTTGAAGTTCCTTGATGAGGAGGCCCCAGCAGTCATCCAATCTAAGACCCTTTACATGCCTAAGCAAGATATCCAG CACCTGTTCCGGGAGCCAGAGAAGAAGCCACCCACAGTGGTGTCCAACGCCTTCACAGCCCTCGTCCTCTCACCCTTCCTGCTGCTGCTTATTCTG tgGTTCAAACTCGGGGCCAACATCTCAAACTTCAGCCTCTCCCCAAGCGCTGTCCTCTTCCATGTGGGCCACGCAT GCATGCTGGGACTGATGTATGTCTACTGGACTCACCTCAACATGTTCCAGACCCTCAAGTACCTGGCCATCATCGGCAGTCTCACCTTCCTGGCTGGAAACCGCATGTTGGCCCAGAAAGCAGTCAAGAG gaTTGCCGCAGAGCAAAGTAGTAGGTTGGCAAAGTATAGGAGCCTGCGGTAA
- the rpn2 gene encoding dolichyl-diphosphooligosaccharide--protein glycosyltransferase subunit 2 isoform X3, translating to MSVDSLFFAAEASQAISDCEIPVSNETRDILLAAVSEDSTVTQIFRAVSALSSLGLPLASQEVVGALVARIAKEDNVLAITTALQTATRLSQQADFGGILEEIEDLAARLDDLGGVYLQFEEGLEATALFVTAAYTLSDHVDTEPPLKEDQVIQLVNSVFSKKSWQSLSEAFSVACAAAALSNNRFQVPVIVSAQGPATVSHNKPILQLLVTDVLSNPLASASVVVESAQAVLSKNVILTQAPFSLRDGIFELNFMTSQPASGYYQFSVAITGDTRLVASQVELKVKVSTEVAITNMDLSVVDKDQSIGTKTSRVDYPFKAKGSFTADSHQNFAMTFQLVDVNTGVELTPHQTFVRLHNHKTGQEVVFVAEPDSKNLYKFELDIAERKSEFDSMSGTYALHLIVGDATLENPILWNVADVVLKFLDEEAPAVIQSKTLYMPKQDIQHLFREPEKKPPTVVSNAFTALVLSPFLLLLILWFKLGANISNFSLSPSAVLFHVGHACMLGLMYVYWTHLNMFQTLKYLAIIGSLTFLAGNRMLAQKAVKRIAAEQSSRLAKYRSLR from the exons ATGAGTGTCGACTCCCTCTTCTTTGCTGCTGAGGCCAGTCAGGCCATCTCAGACTGTGAG ATCCCGGTGTCCAATGAGACCCGTGACATCCTTCTGGCAGCAGTCAGCGAGGACTCCACAGTCACGCAGATCTTCAGAGCTGTTAGCGCCCTCAGTTCCCTAGGGCTTCCTCTGGCTTCACAGGAAGTCGTCGGTGCCCTGGTCGCCCGTATTGCTAAAGAGGACAACGTCTTGGC GATCACCACAGCACTCCAGACTGCCACCCGTCTCTCCCAGCAGGCTGACTTTGGAGGAATCCTGGAGGAGATTGAG GATCTTGCAGCACGATTGGATGACTTGGGTGGAGTGTACCTCCAGTTCGAAGAGGGACTTGAGGCAACTGCCCTGTTTGTGACAGCAGCCTACACACTCTCAGACCATGTGGATACAGAGCCTCCTCTCAAAGAG GACCAGGTGATCCAGCTGGTGAACTCTGTGTTCAGTAAGAAGTCCTGGCAATCCCTGTCTGAGGCATTCAGCGTAGCCTGTGCTGCTGCCGCCCTATCCAACAACCGCTTCCAGGTGCCAGTCATCGTCAGCGCCCAGGGGCCTGCCACCGTCTCCCACAACAAGCCAATCCTGCAG CTTCTGGTGACTGATGTCCTCTCCAATCCTCTTGCCTCAGCCAGTGTGGTGGTGGAATCTGCTCAAGCTGTGCTCTCTAAGAACGTCATACTCACCCAGGCACCTTTCTCCCTCAGGGA TGGCATTTTTGAACTGAACTTCAtgactagccagccagccagtggaTATTACCAGTTCTCTGTGGCTATCACCGGGGACACCCGATTGGTTGCCAGTCAGGTTGAG CTAAAAGTGAAGGTGTCCACTGAGGTGGCCATCACTAATATGGACCTGTCCGTAGTGGATAAGGACCAGAGCATCGGCACCAAGACATCCAG GGTGGACTATCCCTTCAAGGCCAAGGGTTCTTTTACTGCAGACAGCCACCAGAACTTTGCCATGACATTCCAGTTAGTGGATGTCAACACTGGAGTAGAGCTCACTCCCCATCAG ACCTTTGTGAGGTTGCACAATCATAAAACTGGCCAGGAGGTTGTGTTTGTGGCCGAGCCTGACAGTAAGAACCTTTACAAGTTTGAGCTGGACATAGCCGAGCGGAAGTCTGAGTTTGACTCAATGTCTGGAACATATGCCCTCCACCTCATTGTGGGAGATGCCACCTTGGAGAACCCCATTCTGTGGAACGTGGCTGACGTTGTCTTGAAGTTCCTTGATGAGGAGGCCCCAGCAGTCATCCAATCTAAGACCCTTTACATGCCTAAGCAAGATATCCAG CACCTGTTCCGGGAGCCAGAGAAGAAGCCACCCACAGTGGTGTCCAACGCCTTCACAGCCCTCGTCCTCTCACCCTTCCTGCTGCTGCTTATTCTG tgGTTCAAACTCGGGGCCAACATCTCAAACTTCAGCCTCTCCCCAAGCGCTGTCCTCTTCCATGTGGGCCACGCAT GCATGCTGGGACTGATGTATGTCTACTGGACTCACCTCAACATGTTCCAGACCCTCAAGTACCTGGCCATCATCGGCAGTCTCACCTTCCTGGCTGGAAACCGCATGTTGGCCCAGAAAGCAGTCAAGAG gaTTGCCGCAGAGCAAAGTAGTAGGTTGGCAAAGTATAGGAGCCTGCGGTAA
- the ghrh gene encoding somatoliberin, which yields MMMDRAVLLIFCCLVMSVSVAPLYPSIRFGQRDTSIRMTSIEHPMQLLEENSTPLTQKAELRSGRHADAIFTNSYRKVLGQISARKFLQSIMGKRLQEEGRSYNVKCQSDIYEGSYKQDLTSVQRKQSYRGQQNNFKMPRLLCSECKRGQSEDKKCLSPTLMT from the exons ATGATGATGGATCGAGCTGTACTGCTCATTTTCTGCTGTCTAGTGATGTCTGTATCAGTTGCCCCACTCTACCCATCTATTAG GTTTGGTCAGAGGGACACGTCCATCCGGATGACCTCTATAGAGCATCCCATGCAACTGCTTGAAGAAAACAGCACTCCCTTGACGCAAAAAGCCGAACTGCG ATCAGGAAGACATGCTGATGCTATCTTTACCAACAGCTACAGGAAGGTTCTAGGTCAAATCTCAGCCAGGAAATTCCTACAGAGCATCATGGGAAAACGTCTACA AGAAGAAGGCCGGAGCTATAATGTGAAATGCCAGTCAGACATTTACGAGGGCAGCTACAAACAGGACCTGACATCTGTTCAGAGAAAACAGAGTTACAGAGGACAGCAAAACAATTTCAAGATGCCAAG ACTTCTATGTAGTGAATGTAAGCGAGGACAAAGTGAAGACAAGAAGTGTTTATCTCCAACCCTAATGACctga